The Mobula birostris isolate sMobBir1 chromosome 1, sMobBir1.hap1, whole genome shotgun sequence genome contains a region encoding:
- the gpr135 gene encoding G-protein coupled receptor 135 — MDLPTGAAVLSNGTALGNYSGAALPERAGGQTDVGSLLHGVAVASKALLLLFIFLLSSLGNAAVIAVIVKHRQLRTVTNAFIMSLSLSDLLTALLCVPFSFIMLFSQDGVWIFGDRFCVANGFFNSCFGIISTLTMTLISFDRYYAIVRQPQEKMGRRLAAQLLAAVWLTAFIFSFPWYLLLQAPGQQVIHKKGFYHCMYIFHSGTSRMGTAYSIALIVTCYLLPFSLMCFCHYNICKTVRLSEIRVRPVTTYAHLLRFYSEMRTATTVLIMIVFIICCWGPYCVMGIITATGNFHFTPIMDTVAIWLAWANGALNPLIYATRNPNISLLLGRKREDGYRTRNIAAYLSRQNQDHEIRSQADRLRDRYVSRQGAGSRMSSSSPANGDVVMWACKNPAVLFCRDGPPNRMPEPTMAKSETADTSL; from the coding sequence ATGGATCTGCCTACCGGGGCTGCGGTGCTGAGCAACGGCACGGCGCTCGGCAACTACAGCGGAGCAGCGCTGCCGGAGCGAGCGGGCGGCCAGACCGACGTCGGGTCTCTACTCCACGGTGTGGCCGTAGCTTCCAAGGCTCTGCTCCTTTTGTTCATCTTTCTGTTGTCGAGCCTGGGCAACGCGGCGGTGATTGCGGTGATCGTCAAACACCGGCAGCTGCGGACTGTGACTAACGCCTTCATCATGTCCCTGTCATTGTCCGACCTGCTCACTGCCCTGCTCTGTGTGCCCTTCTCCTTCATCATGCTCTTCAGCCAAGACGGTGTCTGGATCTTTGGGGACCGCTTCTGCGTGGCCAACGGTTTCTTCAATTCGTGCTTCGGGATCATCTCTACCCTCACCATGACCCTCATCTCCTTCGACCGCTACTACGCGATCGTCAGACAGCCGCAAGAAAAAATGGGCAGGCGTCTGGCCGCGCAGCTCTTGGCCGCCGTCTGGCTGACGGCCTTCATTTTCTCTTTCCCCTGGTATCTCTTGTTACAAGCCCCAGGACAGCAGGTTATTCATAAGAAGGGCTTCTACCACTGCATGTACATCTTCCACTCGGGCACTTCCCGTATGGGCACTGCGTACAGCATCGCCTTGATTGTCACCTGCTACCTGTTGCCCTTCTCACTGATGTGCTTCTGTCACTACAACATCTGTAAGACAGTGAGGCTGTCAGAGATCCGAGTCCGCCCAGTCACTACATATGCCCATCTGCTGCGCTTCTACAGTGAAATGAGGACAGCCACCACAGTACTGATAATGATCGTCTTTATCATCTGCTGCTGGGGTCCTTATTGTGTCATGGGAATCATCACAGCCACTGGAAACTTTCATTTCACCCCCATCATGGACACTGTGGCTATCTGGCTGGCCTGGGCTAATGGTGCCCTCAATCCCTTAATCTATGCTACCAGGAACCCCAACATCTCTCTGCTTTTGGGAAGAAAAAGGGAAGATGGTTACAGGACTAGAAATATAGCTGCCTACTTGTCTAGGCAGAACCAGGACCATGAGATTAGGAGTCAGGCTGACAGGTTAAGGGACCGCTATGTAAGTCGGCAAGGGGCTGGTAGCAGGATGTCTTCTTCTAGCCCTGCAAATGGAGATGTCGTGATGTGGGCCTGTAAAAATCCAGCTGTGCTTTTCTGCAGGGATGGACCACCCAACAGAATGCCTGAGCCTACCATGGCCAAATCAGAGACTGCAGACACCAGCCTTTAA